The DNA sequence GGCGAGGCGGCCTGGTCGCCAAACTGTCCGAGAAGGCCTACGCCTATACCCGCGAACAGGACGTACGTTCGTTCTCGGAATTCCGGCTGTTGAATCAAATGCACCGAATGGGGCTTCCGGTGCCGCGCCCGGTGGCGGCGTGGTACCGGAAAGTGTCGCTGGTGCAGTATCGGGCCGCCATTATCATTGAACGTCTCGACGGGACCGTGCCTCTGGCCGAGCTGATTACCCGGCTTCGGGCAGAGGACTGGTGCGCGTTGGGGAAGACCATTCGGCGATTCCATGACGCCGGCGTTCGCCATGCGGATCTGAACTGTTTCAATGTCCTGGTCGAGGGATCAAGGTTCTACCTGATTGACTTTGATAAGGGACGGATTCAGCCGCCGGGCTCGGCCTCGAGCTGGAAAAACGCCAACCTTGAACGATTTGCCAGATCTCTGAGGAAAGTGGCGGGTGAGGCCGCACAGCGGAAGGTCTGGGATGCTTTCATGAACGGATATAACGGGAGTCAATCGGCTTGATCGACCAACAGGAAAACACCTCGCTGCCCGCCGTGCTGTGCCTGACAGACGCATGCGACCGACCGGAGACGGAACTGTTCATCGGACTGAAGAAAGCGGGCTTTGACGTGGATGTCATGTGCAACCCCAAAGGCCGGAATTATCAGCGGCTGGTGGATGAGGGCATGGTTGCGCAACCCATGGCCTTGGAAAGTCGCTTCGACAAAGCCGGTATCGACGCTATCCGGAACCAGCTTACGAAGAAAAACTACGAGATCATCCATGCCTACAACCCGAGGGCCCTGGCCTGCGGGCTCAAAGCGTCAAAAGGGACAGACATCCGGATCGTTGCTTACCGTGGGGTCATCGGGAACATCAGTTTTCTTAATCCCGAGTCCTGGATTACGTTTCTTCACCCTCGGGTCAGCAAAATCGTGTGCGTCGCAGACGCCATCAAGGACTACCTGGCCAGCCTGAAGTTTCTCTGGCTGCGCATTCCGGACTCGAAACTCCAGCGGATCTACAAGGGGCACGACCTGGATTGGTATCAGGCTGAGCCTGCCGACCTGAGCGAGTTTGGCGTGCAGGAAGGCGACTTCGTCATCTGCTGCACCGGGCGCAACACACCGCGAAAAGGGTTTGATGTACTGATCAAAGCACTGGACGGACTGCCGGAGGGTATGACGCCTCATTTACTGCTGGTTGGTGATGTGGATAAAAATGAGCAGATAAAGGAACTGGTTGCCCAATCGCCTCATTCCGCTCGAATTCACTTCACCGGTTACCGTAACGATGCCCCGGCTATCGCTGCTGCCAGCGACGTATTTGTGTTGCCGTCCACAGAAAGGGAAGGGTTGCCGCGCGCGGTGATTGAGTCGATGGTCTATGGCGTCACCCCCGTTGTAACGTGTGTGGGCGGTATGCCTGAACTGGTTGAAGATGGTGTGAGCGGCTTGGTTGTTCCGCCGAGAAGCAGCGCGGCGCTGGCTGAAGCAATTGGGCGACTGTATCGTGACAGGGAACTGTTGGCGGAGCTTGGCAGTGCTGCCAGGCGCCGGATTTCCGATCATTTTCACACCTCCCAAACCGTCCGTGAGACTGGGGATTTGTACAAGTCATTAACCGGTAGGACGTGAATGCGCCGATATCTGTTTTTTGTCAATCAGCCTTATTCCTACTCGATTCTCCGCCCGCTGCAGGACGAAATTCGCCAGCGTGGCGGAGAGGCGGCCTGGTTTGTCGCGGGGTGTACGGCGGAGCCACTGGGCCCGGATGAGCGCCATCTCAAGACCGTGAAAGAGGTCATGGAGTTCAATGCGGATGCGACTTTTGTGCCCGGTGACTGGGTTCCCTATTTCTTTCCGGGTATCAAGGTTGAGGTCTTCCATGGAATGGCGCGCAACAAGCGTGGTCATAGCAGTGAGGATGAGAGCGATCACTACCGGATCAGGGGCTGGTTTGACCTTTACTGCACTCACGCAGAAAAAGACACTGCAAAGTTTCAGGAGTTGGCCGAGATCCACAGACACTTTTCGGTCGCCCATACTGGCTGGCCAAAACTGGATCCTTTATTGAGAAATGCGGTTCAAGGGCCGCGAGATAGGGCAGGGGACGATCTCCCCGTCGTCTTTTACGCATCGACCTTCAGTCGCTCCGTGACGTCAGCACCCTTGCTTGTGAAAAAGATAGCGGAACTGGCTTCCAGTGGCCGCTGGAAGTTCATTGTCACCCTGCACCCCAAAATGGATCCCGCCGTCGTTGAGCAGTATCGCCGGCTCGCCGGAAAACACCTTCGTTTTGTTGAGAGCGATGAGGATTTGCTCCCGATCTTCCCGGAAGCAGATGTTATGTTGTGCGACACCTCGTCAATCATGTTCGAATTCATGTTTCTTGATCGTCCCGTCGTGACTTTCAGAACAAAGATGCCGGGCCCCTACCTCATTGATGTGAACGATGTTGAGGAAGTAGAGCCTGCTCTGGAAAAAGCGCTGGGATACCCTCGGGACCTTATGAATGAGACGCGTGCACTCTGCAATGAATTGCACAGTTTTCGCGATGGGAAATCCAGTGGGCGTGTTCTGGATGCCGTAGAGGATTTCCTGCTCGAGAGAAAGCCGGGATTGCGGCGGAAACCACTTAACCTGCTCAGGAAGATCAAAGTCAGACGCCGTTTGCGAAGGGAACTCAAGCGCGGCGTCCGGTTGAGCAGTCAATGAGCCTTTTCCTTTCAAGGCTCAGGAGCGCAAGAGCTTGAACAGCAACCAGGCCTCTATCAATCTGTTCGTTGCCAGTACGCCATTGCAGCTTATTAGCTGTTCTGAGGCTCGTGAACATTACGGATGTGCGGCCGACTCCTGTGTATTAGTGGTGGCCAGGCCTGACAACAAAGAGACGGAGTCCCAGATGGCCTTTCTTGCCGAGACTTTGGGCTGGAAAGATCGGGAAACCGTCTATCTTGGAAAGACGTCTTTCTATTTTAAACTTGCTGCTCTGTTTCGGCGGTTATCGGGGCGTCCAATTACTCGCCTTTTCATTGGTAACAAGAACAGCTGGGTGCACGAGACGTTCTACCTTGGTTTGGATAGCGCCCAGGTTATTTTTGTGGATGATGGGCTGGCGACTGTTAAGTATTACCATGCCATTCACGATGAGCGTTTCTTTTCGAGGGTATCCGTCGGTAAAAGGCGCATACTGGCTGCCATGGGCATTCGCCTTACCCATGTGCATGACACAAGTAGCATCGCCTTTTTTACCTGCTTTCCCCTGCCTGACTCAGAACGAATAAGAATAGAGATTCACGATTTCCCTCTGTTTCGACGAACCTTCAAAGCCCACCACGCCCAAAACTCGGACCGTCGGCCTGTCGTGGCTTTTCTGGGGCAGCCCTTCGGCGGAGAGGAACGGTTGGAGCAGGTGAAATTGCACATGCAATTCGTGGTTGAGCGACACAAGAATGCTCGGATTCTGTACTTTCTCCACAGAAAAGAGATCGCCGCCGAGCTTGAAAAGGTACTTGGGGCCTTTCCTGTGGAAATCCGACAGGCCGGTCGCCCAATTGAGGTTGAGGTGGCCATGTCGGGAGAATCCTACCTCGGATTCTACAGTTTTGCCTCAACGGCCCTGTTTACGATCAAGAAGATCTTTCCCGAGATGCAGGTGTTCCAGATTGATGACAAAATCCTTGCGTCGAGGCTCCCCTATTACGACGAAATCGTTCAGATGCTGCACCGAATCGGTGTGCAGACAGCGGGCCTGAATTCGCAGTCGACACCAGGATAGAAGATGGGGGATCGAGATTGCGTCATTCTGTCGTATCTTGAACCTTGTTATCCCGCGAGAGCGTCCACAACCCTGCGTATTTGTTGAACGTTACCTGAGCATAGGTGACCGCCGTCAAGTACCCGACGGCGCCATCAAGGAAACCAAACCGGATGAAATAAACCTGAATAAAGGTCATCAGGCCCCTGAGCGTCGGGTACAGCATGGTCCGGGTCTTCTTGCCTTTGCGGTGTTTTTCCAGCGAGCCCAGCCAGGCGTACTTGGCGCTTTTTTCCAGCGAGTGACCGAAGTCACGGTGTGTGTAGTGGGTCAGTCGGCCCCGCAGCGTTTTTACTTTGCGGCCTTCGGGGATCAGGATTCGCTCATGGACCAACGCATCGGAGAAGCTCACGCCCTCACGCCTGAACAGTCGCAAAGGCGCGCGGCCACTGCGTCCGAAGTCGAGACGCTTGCCATAGATCGTGACCGCCCACGGCAGCTTGTAGGCATCGGCGTCAGGGTCGGCGAGGTGGTGATTGATTTCCCGAGCCAGTTCTGGTGTCACACGTTCGTCTGCGTCCAAGGACAGTACCCAATCGCCCGTCGCCCTTTCCAGGGCTCGTTGCTTCTGTACACCGAAGCCCGGCCAATCGGTGATTTCGACGATGTCAGCATACTCTCGCGCTATCTCTGCGGTTCGATCGGAGCTGCCACTGTCCAGAACGATGATCTCATCCGCCACCAGACGAGCTGACGTCAGGCAGTCGGCGATGTGTGCCTCCTCGTTCTTGGTGATAATGGTCGCGGATACCTTGCGGGTACGCTGCTTCACATAGGATGCGCTCAATTCGTGAAAGAGGGCTGAGGCGATTCCCGCAATCGCAAGCAGGTAAAACGTCAGGAACAGATTCCGGTTGAACGTCGCTTCGGTCAGGCCGAAGAAAAAATACCCGGTGCTGACGAGGGCACCCGCAGCGGCGAGGTGCGCGGCAGGGAGATGTTGGCTGAAAAGGTGCCGGGCAAAAATCGCAAGGGGAATGAAGATCAGCAGGGCCCAGCTCAGGATGCCCGGAATGCCGCTGGTGGCCGCATTGTTCAGGAAGTCGCTGTGGGCGTGTCCAGAGCAACAGGCAAGCAGATGTTGAGATACGGTGCCATTCGCGGCGGCCGATTCAATCGCGTGGGTGTATCCCCCCAGCCCCACGCCAGTCCATGGGTGCTCCTTGAACATCTCCCAGGCAAGCCCCCACACCTCGAATCTAATGGTCATGCCATTATCAAGGGTGCTCCCATCCATCAGCGCTTGGATAGAGTGGGACATGCGTTCACCCGATACGACTGTCAGCGCCAGAATGGCCGGGATGAGTAACAGACCAACGAGACGTGTTTTTTTGCCGACCAGCGGAAGGCATACGAGCAAAAGAAAGGGCAGCGCGACCAGGTTGCTCCGGGTTTCGGAAAGCATGGATATAGCGGCCGTCGAGACACCCACGAGCACGAACAGAACGCCGGGCATTCTTTTCCCTGTGCGCAGGAAAAAGGAAGCGCCAACCAGCGTCAGTATGCTGCCCAGTAGTGCAATGTTGCCAAAACTGATCGGATTGATTCCGCCACCGAAACGCATCTCCAGAATCTGGTCGATAGACCAGAGCTGGCTGGCCAGTGCCGAGGCAAAAGTTAGGATGGCCGAGAGTGAGACAATGCCGAGCGCCATGAACATCGTTTGTGCCCGCAGGCCAGCGTAGCTAAAGGCAATGACCAGTGGCCAGAAGACAATAAACCGGGCGTGGCTACCCAGGGTCTTTCCGCCCTCATAATCGAAGCCCTCAAGCAGCCAGGACCAGGCGCTGACCAGAACGAAAAACCAGAATGCAAAGTGTATCAGTCGCAACTCTTTCGGCGTGTCCCAGCCTGTCCTTTCGGGAGCCTTCCGGGCGATGAGTACGCCTCCGGCAATGGCCAGAAGCAAGGCGGCGCCTGCCAGGATGCTGGAGGATAGAAGTGCTCCGCCAAGTCCGGCCATAAGCAGGGCCGGTGTTACAGTCCGGTAGGACAGGGTCATGTCAGGAAAATCCGAGAGTTAAAAGTGAATTTGACAAGCTGGATGTGACACATTGTTCACGAGTCAGCAGACTCGGTCAGTGTTGTACGGATTGATTTCCCCCGGCGGACGATGACGCATGCGCTTATATTCCCACTGGTACTGTTCCGGGATCTCGAGAACGCAGTGCTCGATCGACCGGTTCAGGGCGGTTGTCGCGACAACCGGATCTTTGTCGCCCAGGCCGGCTTCAGTCTTTCTGACGACGATCCTGAACCCACGGGCGTCTGGCAGGCGCTCAGCGTAGGTGATCAGAACGTGGGCGCCGGTTCGCTGAATCAGCTTCGAAACCAGCGTCATCGTTTTTACTTCCATGCCGAAAAACGGAGCGAAAGCGTTGCCTTTACCTCTGGGGGATTGGTCCGGCAGTATGCCGGCTACGCCGCCCTCTCGCAGTATGGAGGCCAATCTCGCCAGTCCGCGTCGGTCACCGCGAACGAGCTCCGAGCCGAGGCGTCCGCGGACCTTGATCATGTAGTCTTCAAACTCAGGCATATTGGGCGGGCTGTACAGCGCGGCCATCTTGTACCGCGATGAAAAGAAGAGGCCCGCAAGCTCCCAGTTTCCCAGATGGGGGGCCAGAAGGATCAGTCCCTCACCGCCGGCCATGGCCTCGTCAATGAGTTCCAAGCCTTCGGTTTCCTTGATGAGGTCGAGGCACTTCTGAACCGGCCATTCCCACATGAGTGGAACTTCGAGCATGGTTTGCCCGGTCTGGATCATCGACGCCCGGGACATGGTCTGGCGTTCCGTGTCGGAAAGGTCTGGCAGGCAGATGGACAGGTTGGTGTCGGTCACCTGTCGCGACTTGGTTGGCAGCTTCCAGATCAACAGGCCGAGCCACTTTCCGATTCTCTGGGCGCTTGCCAATGACAAGCCGCCCGCGATTCTCAGCAGGCCGGCGATCACCAAATACTTGAGTTTACTCATTTGCGCCCGTACCGGTCCTCGTACCTGACAATGTCGTCTTCGCCGAGGTAAGAGCCCGACTGCACTTCAATCAACTCAAGGTCAATCACACCGGGATTCTCCAGTGAATGAACCTGCCCGACCGGGATGTAGGTAGACTGGTTTTCCGTGACCAGATAGGTTTTCTCGCCATTGGTCACTCGCGCCGTGCCGCTTACCACGATCCAGTGCTCAGCGCGATGGTGGTGCATCTGAACCGAGAGCTTGGCGCCTGGCTTCACGGTGATTCGTTTGACCTGATAACGGGCGCCATTATCGATAGAGTCGTATACGCCCCAGGGCCGGTACACTTCCCGATGATTCATGTGTTCGTGGCGACCGTCGTTGCGAATCTGTTCGACCACGGATTTTACGTCCTGCACCTTGTCTTTGTGCGCGACAAGGAGCGCGTCCTTGGTCTCGATGATGACCAGGTTGTCCACGCCGACCGTAGCCACGAGCCGGCTGTCGGCGCGAACCAGCGTGTTGGCGGTATCCCGGGCGATGACATCGCCGGTCAGGCTGTTGCCCGCTTCGTCCTTCGAGCTGACGTCCCAGAGCGCCGACCAGGAACCAATGTCACTCCAGCCGGCATCCAGGGCAACAACGGCAGCCTTGCTGGTTTTTTCCATGACAGCGTAATCCACCGATTCGGAGGGGCAGTCCGCAAACAGTTGGGGATTGACCCGGGTAAAGTGCAGGTCCTCGCTCGCGTCCGCAATCGCCGCCCTGCATGCCGAGAGGATGTCGGGACGATGGGTTTCCAGTTCTTTGAGGTAGTCCCTGGCAGAAAACAGGAACATGCCGCTATTCCAGAGGTACTCGCCTGAGGCCAGGTAGGCGGCGGCGGTGTCTTCGTCCGGTTTTTCGACAAACTTGTCCACCGTGTAACAGTCATCCGACAGTTCGGTTCCCCGATGAATGTAGCCATAGCCGGTTTCCGGATGACTCGGCACAATACCGAAGGTGACCAGCTTTCCCTGCTCCGCCAGGGGAATGGCTTTCGCTACACCTTGCTGGAAAGCATCCGTGTCCTGAATCAGGTGGTCGGCGGCGAGAACCAGCATCAGAGGGTTGTCGTCACTCGCACGCTCGCACAGTTGGATGGCAGCCAGGGCAATGGCTGGAGCCGTGTTGCGCCCGCAGGGTTCCAGGATAATCTGCACGTCTTCCTGGCCGGATTGCCGCATTTGCTCCGCCGCCAGGAACCTGTGCTCTTCATTACAGATCAGCAGCGGTTTTTCAGCATTCATGCCCTCAAGTCGGGCAACCGTGGATTGCAGCATGGACAACGGACTGTCCGTCAGTTTCAGGAACTGCTTGGGATTCAATTGTCGTGACAAAGGCCAGAGCCGGGAACCGGTGCCGCCGGCCATGATGACAGGATGAATCATGAATTTACTCCGAACTTGAGTGTGAGAACGCCATGAAAAAGTTCCTTTTTAAGCGCGCCATCTTACCACATGGGTATCATAATATTGTCCCGCTACAAACCGAAATCCCGCACTTTGCGATCAGGAGCGACAATGAAGCTGCCACTTTCCGTTTATTTCATCACGCAGGATGAAGAGGCCAGGCTGCCTGAGTCACTGCCGAAGGTGATCGGCTGGGTGGATGAGGTCATTGTGGTCGACTCCGGGAGTACCGACAAAACCAAGGAGATTGCAGTGGAGGCGGGCGCCCGATTCGTACACCGCGATTGGGAAGGGTTTGCCTGCCAGAAAGCCTACGCGGCCAGTCTGTGCCGTCATGACTGGGTGCTGGACCTGGACGCGGACGAGGTGCTCTCGGACGAGCTGGTTGCCAATATCAAGGATTGCTTTTCCAGACCCATCGCCGGGGATGTGGCAGGGTTCAGGATGCGATGGGTGCTGTCCCAGCCGCTCCCGGGGCATCCGTTCCGGCACGACAAAACCAAGAAAATCCTTCGGCTATACCATCGAAAACGTGCCGCGATCGAACCGGAGAAAGACAGCAATGACGATCGTCCCCGGGTGCGGGCCGGCCGTGTGCTCGACCTGAAGGGCGATGTGCTGCACCGCACGTTGATCTCGCTGGAACAGATGGAACGAAAATACTGTCAGCTGTCGACGGAACAGGCGCGTTTCATGGCCGCCAGAGGGCGCAGGATATCCGGGGCAAGACTGTTCGTGGAGTTCCCGCTGAAGTTCCTCAAATACTACCTGCTGCACAGGCAGATCCTGAACGGCTGGTTCGGGTTGAGCGTCTCGATCACGGCCGCCAACCGCAACTTCATGCGCCTGGCCAAGGCAAAAGAGTTGCAGCTTCTGGAGCGGCTTGAACGGAAAACCTAGGCCTGTACGCGAACCTTCAGGTGTTGTCGGCATTGCTGGCTGACAGGGCCTCCCGATACAGCCGTTCCGTTTCACTCGTCATACACTCAAGCGTGAGTTTTTCTCTCGCAAAGGTCATGGCGGCGCTTTCGGCTTCTCTCAATGCCGCCAGGTTGGATAACGCATCGCGGAGCCGGTAGGCGAGGTTTTCCGGCTCCCAGTCCGGGCTTACCGCCTGCGCAGGAAGCAGGTAGGCGGGGCCGCTCACCGGCGTCGAGATGATCGGGCAGCCAGCCAGCAGGCTTTCAATCAATACGTACGGAAACCCCTCCCGTTGGGAGCTGATCACCATCAGGTCTGCCTGCCGGTACACCGGCGCCAGATCAGCCCGATACCCGGCCAGGGTCACCCGGGCTTCGAGCCCGAGGCTGGTAACCAACTCCTGGAGCCCGGACTTCAGGGTTCCTTCGCCAAATACGCTGAGGTGGGCGTTCGTGTCGTCTCCAGCCAGCTTTGCCCAAGCCCGAATCAGGGTCTCAAATCCCTTGACCGGTTCAAGGCGTCCGACGGCGACGACGTTCATGACGCCCTCTGGCAGGATTCGCGCCTCATCGCCCTTTCGGGCGCTTTCGGCTGTTGGCGCGATCCCGTTAAAGATCAATTGCTTGTGCGGGTGATCCAGGTTGTCAAAAATGTGCGGGCTGACCGCAATAACGCTGTCCAGATTCTGAAACGCCCTGTGGCTGGACTTGCTGCCATGAATCGTGCCCACTCGGGCACATCTGCGCTTCGGGTGGATGTGCCGGATTAACTGGGCGGACTTGTTGCCCTGGGCATGGAGAATGTCCGGCGCAATCCTATGGACTTGGCGCTTCAGGAAAAAATGAAGCAGGGGGTTGCGTCGCCCAAGCTGCACTGGCGCAGCGTGGAAGTGTACGGGAGTGGAAAAGTGGCGTCGGTAGCTTTCGTGTCCAATGACATGGACCTGGTGTCCGCGGTGAGCCAGCGCCTGGGCCAGATCGGCCGTGTGCCTTTCCATGCCTCCCCAGGCAGTGCCGGGTGTCGAAAAGAGCAGGGCAATGGTCAACGATTGTGGTTGGGTCATTGTTGGTGGTCGCGCCGTTCAAGCACCTGCTCATAGATCTGCAGGGTCGACTCGGTCTGAGCCTCGAGCCGAAACCGGTAGGGGATCTCGATGGCGGATTTGCCCGTTTCCAGTAATTGAAGCACTGTCTCCGCGAACTCGGCGGTGTCATCGGGAGTGACCAGGCCCGCCTGAAAGCAGGCCTGGAGTGTTTCTGCGGCGCCCCCTCGGTTGTAGCCGGCCACCGGTGTGCCGGAGGCAAGCGCTTCAGTAACGGTGCGACCAAACGGCTCCGGTTTGGTGCTCATGTGGCAAACAACATCGGCCAGAAGGTACAGCGTGGTCATGTCATTGCGCTGACCAAGAAAGCTGACCGCGCTGGTCAGTCCCAGCCTGTTGCGTTCCCTCTCCAGTTGTTCGAGAAATCGCTCTTTACCGGGTTCAGTGCCGCCCACAATGATGCCATGGCAGTCCGGACGTTGCTGGGTCAGCTTTGCCATCATTGACAGAAAGTCCATCTGCCCTTTCCAGCGCGAGATCCGACCGGGCATCATGATGATCTTCTTACCAGCCAGTTGCGGATACTGCCGAAACCATCTCTGCAACCATTGGGGGCTGAGCTCACGCTGCCGAAAGGCGTTCAGGTCCACCCCTCGTTGCACCACCGTCAAGCGATCCTCAGGCACCGGGTAATGGTCCAGAACGTATTCCCGAACGCACCGGGACACGGCAATCAGGTGGTCAGCCCGGGTCATAATGGCACTGTATGGATTGACGGAGTACATGCCGTGGAACGTCGAAACGACAGCGGGACGTTGCTCGGGCGGCAGGCTTCGCAGAGCAAGGTGAATAATCCACGCCGGCATCCGCGAACGAACGTGAACAATATCCGGCTGCAGCTCCTGTAGCAGTCGTCGCATTGGCAGAATCTGGCCAAACGAGCGGGGAGACTTTCGGTGGATGGGCATGAAAATGTGGGTCGAACCCTGTCCCCGAAGTTGTTCGGCCATTGGGCCGCCCTTGGACACCACGAAGGACTCGTGCCCCCGCTTTACCAGATCCGAGGCAAATTCCACGGTGCCCCGTTCGACGCCCCCGCTGTAGAGCGCAGGCAGAGCCTGGAGAATTCTCAAGCGCCCTTCCTCCCCTTGCCGGTCTTCGCTTTTTTCGGAACCGGAAGCAGATTTCGTGCGATGACCCAACGCGCGGCGCGGTCCGCCTCCCATAACGCATCATGGTGCATGGTCTCTCCTCCCATGACGGTGGCATGGTCGCTCCACCGCGCGACCCGTCCGTTCTCCACCAGTCGGTTGACACCATCGGCGACCCGGCTCCCGGCGCGGGGCGTAAACTGGAAGAGTCCGGTGGGAACGCCGGAGGTGACCGCTTCGCACACCATGGACATGCTGTCCGGGGTTACCCATATGGCCCGTGAGGCAGCGAGTTGATGATTCAGCCAGTCCTGATGGGTTTCAGCGGGGTCGACAACCGTAATCTTCGGGCCGGCCAGTTCCTGCAGCCTGCCCAATAACTCAGCCGGAGTTCGTCGCGATCCGCTGATGGTCCAACGCCAGGTTGGGTACTGCCCGATCAGGTGATTGACCTGGCCCAGCAGGACATCGCTGTCCCAATCAAAATGAGGGGAAGGCCCCCCGATCAGCATCAGAGCCTCGGGCTTGTCGGTGACCCGGGCAAGCGGAGTGACGGTGTTGATCACGCCGTCGGTGAGTAAAACGCGGGACGAGGCGGCAACGTTGTCGTGGGCCGGAATAATGGCCGCGTTCACCCAGCCCAGCGGGAATCCCGGCCGCATGAGTATGAGCGTCTTCACCTTCCGGAGACGGCGCAGAGACAGAAGCAGGCGATGGGTGCCTGTCCCCGCCGCAACGATCAGATCGGGCCTCGGCAAGGTTTGGCCCAAATTCGGGGCCATGGCCAGCAGAGCTCGCCAGAGCGGCACCTTGACCTCGTCGGCATCCACCCAGTACAGGCTTGCACCTGCGATCACCCGCAGCCGGTTCCCCAGACCCTTAAGCTGATTGCGGTGTCCCGGCTTGTTGTCGGTCAGAAGCCACACCACCGGCGCCGGATCGTGTTGCTCATTTGGTTTCGACATAGCTTCCGGTCATCGTCTGCCGGCCCCCGTCATTTGGCGGATCATTGACGCCCGTAGAATCCCGGATCCTCGGGATCCGGTCGGGTCTTGAACCGTCGATGCATCCACAAATACTGGTCTGGCGCCCGACGGATCTCCTGTTCAATGGTTTTGTTGATCAGGGTTGCGTCCTGTAAATCATCGCCGCTCGGGAAGTTTTCCAGGGCGGGGTGAAAGTATATGTCATAGCCGGGGCGATCCTCCCGGCGAACATGACTGAACGGCACCACCTTGCAGCCACTGCGCTCCGCAATCCGCGAGGTCGCGGTGATGGTGCCCGCGGGAATGTTGAAGAACGGGGCAAAGACGATGTCCTTGCGGCCGTAGTC is a window from the Marinobacter arenosus genome containing:
- a CDS encoding mitochondrial fission ELM1 family protein, whose amino-acid sequence is MSKPNEQHDPAPVVWLLTDNKPGHRNQLKGLGNRLRVIAGASLYWVDADEVKVPLWRALLAMAPNLGQTLPRPDLIVAAGTGTHRLLLSLRRLRKVKTLILMRPGFPLGWVNAAIIPAHDNVAASSRVLLTDGVINTVTPLARVTDKPEALMLIGGPSPHFDWDSDVLLGQVNHLIGQYPTWRWTISGSRRTPAELLGRLQELAGPKITVVDPAETHQDWLNHQLAASRAIWVTPDSMSMVCEAVTSGVPTGLFQFTPRAGSRVADGVNRLVENGRVARWSDHATVMGGETMHHDALWEADRAARWVIARNLLPVPKKAKTGKGRKGA
- a CDS encoding glycosyltransferase family 4 protein; this encodes MRILQALPALYSGGVERGTVEFASDLVKRGHESFVVSKGGPMAEQLRGQGSTHIFMPIHRKSPRSFGQILPMRRLLQELQPDIVHVRSRMPAWIIHLALRSLPPEQRPAVVSTFHGMYSVNPYSAIMTRADHLIAVSRCVREYVLDHYPVPEDRLTVVQRGVDLNAFRQRELSPQWLQRWFRQYPQLAGKKIIMMPGRISRWKGQMDFLSMMAKLTQQRPDCHGIIVGGTEPGKERFLEQLERERNRLGLTSAVSFLGQRNDMTTLYLLADVVCHMSTKPEPFGRTVTEALASGTPVAGYNRGGAAETLQACFQAGLVTPDDTAEFAETVLQLLETGKSAIEIPYRFRLEAQTESTLQIYEQVLERRDHQQ
- a CDS encoding glycosyltransferase — its product is MTQPQSLTIALLFSTPGTAWGGMERHTADLAQALAHRGHQVHVIGHESYRRHFSTPVHFHAAPVQLGRRNPLLHFFLKRQVHRIAPDILHAQGNKSAQLIRHIHPKRRCARVGTIHGSKSSHRAFQNLDSVIAVSPHIFDNLDHPHKQLIFNGIAPTAESARKGDEARILPEGVMNVVAVGRLEPVKGFETLIRAWAKLAGDDTNAHLSVFGEGTLKSGLQELVTSLGLEARVTLAGYRADLAPVYRQADLMVISSQREGFPYVLIESLLAGCPIISTPVSGPAYLLPAQAVSPDWEPENLAYRLRDALSNLAALREAESAAMTFAREKLTLECMTSETERLYREALSASNADNT
- a CDS encoding glycosyltransferase family 2 protein, whose amino-acid sequence is MKLPLSVYFITQDEEARLPESLPKVIGWVDEVIVVDSGSTDKTKEIAVEAGARFVHRDWEGFACQKAYAASLCRHDWVLDLDADEVLSDELVANIKDCFSRPIAGDVAGFRMRWVLSQPLPGHPFRHDKTKKILRLYHRKRAAIEPEKDSNDDRPRVRAGRVLDLKGDVLHRTLISLEQMERKYCQLSTEQARFMAARGRRISGARLFVEFPLKFLKYYLLHRQILNGWFGLSVSITAANRNFMRLAKAKELQLLERLERKT